In Sphaerospermopsis torques-reginae ITEP-024, the genomic window TACCATGATGGACATGATATATATCTGGAAATCCTGCTGTTTGTGCTATATTACGCAAAGAAGAAATAACAGATTCTGTTTGAGTTCGGTTATTAGCAAAAATTAAACATTTACGAGATTTGGTAAGATTAAAAATATATTCTTCATAATCAGATTCATCAATATCTTCATTAATAAAAAAATGTTCTAAAGCTAGTTTGACTTGTCGCTTTCCTGCTTCAACATTTGGAGTAATTACTGGTTTATCTGTTCCTGAACTTAACCATTTTTCCGCCATTGAATAATCACCGAGAGTTGCGGATAAACCAATGCGTCTAGGTTGAATTTTGGTAAAATTGGCTAATCTTTGTAATTGACAAAGAATTTGACAACCTCTTTCTGAACCCATAAAGGCGTGAATTTCATCAATGACAATAAAACGTAAATCAGCAAATAATCTACTTAATTCTTGATGTTTATTGATTAATAAACTTTCTAAAGATTCCGGTGTAATTTGCAGAATACCTTGAGGATTTTTTAAAAGTTTGTTTTTGCGACTTTGAGCCACATCGCCATGCCAAGAATATACAGGAATATCTGCGGTTTTTAATAAGTCATTGAGGCGTTGGAATTGGTCATTAATTAAAGCTTTGATAGGACTAATATACAATACACCTATAGTATTAGATGGTTTTTCCTGTAGTAAAGTTAAAATAGGTAAAAACGCCGCTTCTGTTTTTCCCGCAGCAGTGGCAGCAGCAACGAGCAAATGAGCATCAGTTTGAAATATAACTTCACAAGCCGCAATTTGTACTGGTCTTAATTCTGTCCAATTGTGAAGATAAATGTATTCTTGAATGAAAGGAGCAAGTCTAGAAAAAGTGTTATTCTTCATATAGTGAACAGTAAGATCCCCGACTTCTTTTTTGATCTTGTAAACATAAGATGATCTGAGAGGATGTTTGAAAAGTTTTTAATGTATAAATAAACCCCTCTCCAAACCTCTCCCCGCATCGGGGAGAGGCTTTGAAACCCCCATTCCCTTGTAGGGAAGGGGGGAAGGGGGGTTAGGTTTCTAGAGATTATCGGTTTCATCTAATACTTTTCAAACAACCTCTGAATGCTTACTCAGTTATAAACTAAATTCGGCTACATTATCATCTAAATTAGCATCTTCACCCAGAATTGTGGGTTGAAAATTATCACCGTGAATTAATTCAGAAAACTTGATTTCTGGGTTTTGATAAAGAACGTTTAACACACTGATAAAATCTCTAATAATTTCCCCTGGTGTTAATAAAGCTTCTGCACCTAAGCGAGTCATAATTTCTTGGACAAATTCTTTTAAATCTCTATCTTTTAATCTTGGTTCATAACCAAAATTTAGGGCATGAATTTCTGTTAATCTTTGCAAAAGTGTAAGTATCTCTGTTTCCGTTAATGGATGCAGACGAATCACCGAACCTAAATATTCTTGTACATTAGATTGGGTAACAAATCGGCTTTCTTTTGTGCGTCTGCGCCATGCTTGATCAGCAAATAATCCTCTGTTTGGATCTTCTAAAAATTTCGTAGTTCCACCTATGAAAATCCCCAGATTTTCGGCTTTACATTGCATAGTATCGTTAAACATTCCCAATAGCCGATTATAGTTTTTTTCACGGGTAACTGTAGTGGATATTTGATATAAATTTACGGCTTCATCTATTAAAATTAACAGTCCTTTATAGCCGATTTCTGCAACGAATTTAGCTAATAATTTAATATAATCATACCAAGTTTCATCATCAATAATGACGCGCACTCCTAAAGCGGTTCTAGCTTCAGTTTTGGTGTTAAATTCTCCTCTTAACCAGCGTAGGGAGGCGTTTTTTAATTCTTCATCATCTAAGCGATAACTGCGCCAATAAGCAATAATGACACTACCAAAATCAAAGCCATGAACTAAGTCTTCAATATAATGAATTACTTCTCTAATTTTGTTTTCTACTTGGTCATCAAAACCCTCATCATTGGGACGCATTCCTGTTTCTTTGGCTACTTCTTGCTGAATTTTATTAATCCATCCTTCTAAAATGGAAATTAAAGCACCACCATCAGGACGGGTTTTTGTAGCTAAACGACTCATTAATTCTCGATAGGTTGCTAACCCTTCGTTGTTGCTTCCTGCTAGTCTTCTTCCAGAGGATAAATCAACATCAGCAACTACAAATCCTTGCTCCATTGCACGGTTACGAATCATCTGTAACATGAAGCTTTTTCCTGAACCATAGTTACCAATGATAAACCGAAATGCAGCTACACCTTCT contains:
- a CDS encoding ATP-binding protein, with product MSKQKISKKVSTALINSLGAGVVPRTGLEHIAVGREKELNSLLKNLNDIAEGVAAFRFIIGNYGSGKSFMLQMIRNRAMEQGFVVADVDLSSGRRLAGSNNEGLATYRELMSRLATKTRPDGGALISILEGWINKIQQEVAKETGMRPNDEGFDDQVENKIREVIHYIEDLVHGFDFGSVIIAYWRSYRLDDEELKNASLRWLRGEFNTKTEARTALGVRVIIDDETWYDYIKLLAKFVAEIGYKGLLILIDEAVNLYQISTTVTREKNYNRLLGMFNDTMQCKAENLGIFIGGTTKFLEDPNRGLFADQAWRRRTKESRFVTQSNVQEYLGSVIRLHPLTETEILTLLQRLTEIHALNFGYEPRLKDRDLKEFVQEIMTRLGAEALLTPGEIIRDFISVLNVLYQNPEIKFSELIHGDNFQPTILGEDANLDDNVAEFSL